In a single window of the Nicotiana tomentosiformis chromosome 8, ASM39032v3, whole genome shotgun sequence genome:
- the LOC138897784 gene encoding uncharacterized protein has translation MNRENNFCVVALMEPFQKKELIDRYRRRLNMETAYANINGQIWLFFDAVVEWELVGDTEQQVTMRVFHHDLGQHMMMTFVYAKYSAMERLELWDHLYYLARYKGSPFTWWNGRSNAECIFKRLERIFVNFPFQNILPTIEVEHLIRTRSDHASLLMTCGVQTTNFVKPFRFLNFWTKHATFMDVVRQNWEADFIGDPFLMLKQNIKRVKTTLSKWSREIFGDIFKQLAILEDIVRFTNEGDAFEYSLLNNVSSMVTMDQNLELSRLPTIEEVRATIFELSEESASSPDGFTGLFYQTCWDVIGADIHNMVLHFYGGAALPKSITHTNLVLLPKKPRVETFSDLRPISLSNFINKVLSRVLHDRLESFLPSLISPNQSRFVKGRSIFENILLTQEIITGIRLRG, from the exons ATGAATAGGGAGaataatttttgtgtagttgcattgatggagccttttcaaaagaaggaactcattgatagatatagaaggaggttgaatatggagactgcttatgcaaatattaatgggcaaatatggttgttcttcgaTGCAGTGGTAGAATGGGAATTAGTGGGGGATACTGAGCAACAAGTGACTATGAGAGTGTTTCACCATGACCTAGGGCAGCACATGATGAtgacatttgtttatgcaaaatattcagCAATGGAGAGGTTGGAATTGTGGGATCACTTGTATTACTTagcaa ggtacaaaggaagtccatttacatggtggaatgggagatccaatgctgagtgtatattcaagagattggaGAGGATTTTTGTGAATTTTCCATTTCAGAACATATtgccaactattgaagttgagcatctaatcagaactAGATCAGATCATGCATCATTGCTAATGACATGTGGGGTGCAGACAACTaattttgtcaagcctttcaggttcttgaacttttggacaaagcatgcTACATTTATGGATGTGGTGAGGCAGAATTGGGAAGCTGATTTCATAGGGGATCCATTTTTGATGCTCAAGCAGAATATCAAGAGGGTGAAGACAACACTTTCAAAATGGAGTAGGGAAAtatttggtgatatcttcaagcaattggctattttggaggacattgttagg TTCACAAATGAAGGTGATGCTTTTgaatattccttgctcaataatgtatcttcaatggtcactatggatcagaatttggaacttagtagattgccaacaattgaagaagtaagggcAACAATTTTTGAGCTTAGTGAGGAGAGTGCTAGTAGTCCTGATGGATTCACTGGActgttttatcaaacatgctgggatgttattggtgctgatatacacaacatggtgctacacttctatggaGGAGCAGCATTGCCTAAATCTATCACTCACACCAATCTagtgttgctgcccaagaaacctagagttgagaccttctctgacttaagacctattagtttgagcaacttcattaacaaggtcttgtctagggtgttacatgacagaTTGGAGAGTTTTCTGCCGTCTCTAATATCTCCTAATCAATCCAgatttgtaaagggtaggagtatatttgagaacatcttattgactcaagaaattATCACTGGCATAAGGTTAAGGGGATAG